In Salvelinus fontinalis isolate EN_2023a chromosome 25, ASM2944872v1, whole genome shotgun sequence, one genomic interval encodes:
- the LOC129823236 gene encoding late secretory pathway protein AVL9 homolog, translating into MELNGKEELKGPVLHIVVVGFHHKKGCQVEYSYPPLIPEEGHDSNNLPEEWKYLPFLALPDGAHNYQEDTVFFHLPPLAGADMKCVYGVSCYRQIEAKSLKVRLADVTRETVQKSVCVLSQVPLYGLLQAKLQLITHAYFEEKDFSQISILKELYEHMNSSLRGTALEGSQVFLGMSPRDLILHFRHKVLILFKLILLEKKVLFYVSPVNRLVGALMTVLSLFPGMIEHGLADSSHYRPKSSEDITTLYHCVSAAEEELVSVSVTDVTNATVELMGEEGFGEDHTTSTVKASQRTSPSPETCTPARENTQLKPPSQTSPDSSESDWETLDPGVLEEGTRDSETGGSGALEPPETGIPITVQPRGLSAGTGGQGAVSQGLSAGTGGQGAVSQVLSAGTGGQGAVSQGLSAGTGGQGPVSQGLSAGTGGQGAVSQGLSAGPGGQGAVSQGPSAGPGGQGAVSQGLVSGLEEDQYGLPLAIFTKVPNTSVQHLLESSLSASVDLSHRRPIN; encoded by the exons gtgGAATACTCCTACCCTCCCCTCATCCCAGAGGAGGGCCATGACAGCAACAACCTGCCTGAGGAGTGGAAGTACCTGCCTTTCCTTGCCCTGCCTGACGGAGCGCACAACTACCAAGAAG ACACCGTGttcttccacctccctcctctcgctGGAGCAGATATGAAGTGTGTCTACGGCGTCTCCTGCTATCGCCAAATAGAAGCTAAG tcCCTGAAGGTCCGACTGGCTGATGTCACCAGGGAGACGGTccagaagagtgtgtgtgttctcagtcaagtg CCTCTGTACGGTCTCCTCCAAGCTAAACTACAGCTCATCACACACGCCTACTTTGAGGAGAAAGACTTCTCACAGATATCGATATTGAAG GAGTTGTATGAACACATGAACAGCTCTCTGAGAGGGACAGCTCTAGAGGGATCCCAAGTGTTCCTGG GTATGTCACCAAGAGATTTAATACTGCACTTTCGACACAAG GTTCTGATCCTCTTCAAACTGATTCTGCTGGAGAAGAAG GTCCTGTTCTACGTGTCTCCAGTCAACAGGCTAGTAGGAGCTCTGATGACTGTACTGTCACTGTTCCCAG GTATGATAGAGCACGGCCTGGCTGACTCCTCCCACTACCGGCCCAAGAGCAGCGAGGAtatcactacactatatcactGTGTGTCGGCGGCAGAGGAGGAGTTGGTCTCTGTTTCCGTCACTGACGTCACCAACGCTACCGTGGAGCTAATGGGGGAGGAGGGCTTCGGAGAGGACCACACCACCTCCACCGTGAAGGCTTCACAGAGGACATCGCCTTCCCCAGAGACCTGCACCCCAGCTAGGGAGAACACCCAGCTGAAACCTCCCTCCCAGACTTCCCCGGACTCCTCGGAGAGCGACTGGGAGACACTGGATCCCGGTGTTTTGGAGGAAGGGACTAGAGACTCGGAGACGGGGGGTTCAGGGGCCCTGGAGCCCCCGGAGACTGGTATCCCCATCACGGTGCAGCCTCGGGGCCTGTCGGCAGGGACAGGGGGCCAGGGAGCCGTCTCTCAGGGCCTGTCGGCAGGGACAGGGGGCCAGGGAGCCGTCTCTCAGGTCCTGTCGGCAGGGACAGGGGGCCAGGGAGCAGTCTCTCAGGGCCTGTCGGCAGGGACAGGGGGCCAGGGACCCGTCTCTCAGGGCCTGTCGGCAGGGACAGGGGGCCAGGGAGCCGTCTCTCAGGGCCTGTCGGCAGGGCCAGGGGGCCAGGGAGCCGTCTCTCAGGGCCCGTCGGCAGGGCCAGGGGGCCAGGGAGCCGTCTCTCAGGGCTTGGTGTCTGGACTGGAAGAGGATCAATATGGCCTGCCACTCGCCATCTTCACCAAGGTACCGAACACATCCGTTCAGCATTTACTAGAAAGCTCTTTATCAGCATCTGTAGATCTCTCTCACCGTCGACCAATCAACTAG